From the genome of Tenrec ecaudatus isolate mTenEca1 chromosome 1, mTenEca1.hap1, whole genome shotgun sequence:
GAGGAGCCTCAAACCCAGGAAGGTGAGGGGTGGGTAGAGGACGGGACCAGAGAACTTGAGGAGGTCAGAGGCAGTTCTGTTTgaccccaaaagcctggggttggTCTCCTCGGGCGACCTAGGGGCCACTGGGAGGCCTGTGGGGACAGGTCCTGAGGGTGGTGGAGCAGTCCCTCCAAAAGTGTGCAGAGGCGGGCTCGGCAGCCTGTGCTTGGCCCCAGCCCCCTGCCCTGGGGGTGCGCAGGTCGACGCGGAGGAGGCGGAGCCAGAGCCGGCCCCACGGGGACAGCCTGAGCAGCGGCCCCCGCCCGCCCAGGTAGGCGGCAGCGGCCCGCGGCTGCTTGCAAGACCCGGAGTGGATGTCTGGCGCAGGAGTGCCTCTGCCCTGGGCTCGGAGCCGTCGGGTCCCGGCGCGCCGGGGTGGCGGTGGGAGCTGGGAAGATGGGGCACCCCGGGttactctcctcctcccccagacCGAGGCGGCGTCCGAAGCTCTGGAGAACGGGGAGGAGGCCCCAGGGCCCGGCCCCTCACTGGACCGCATGCTCAGCAGCAGCTCCTCCGTGTCCAGCCTCAACTCCTCCACGGTGAGTGGGGTGCAGCACCCGCCATCAGACGTGGCCGTCCCCACGTCAGCTAGCTCGCGTTACCTCCCCCCCGTCCTGACCCGCACCGCCCGCCCCCACAGCTGAGCGGCAGCCTGGCGAGCCTGTCGGGGGACACGGACACGGTGCAGGTGCGCGGCTCAGTGCACTTCGCGCTGCGCTACGAACCGGGCGCCGCCGAGCTGCGCGTGCAAGTCATCCAGTGCCAGGGCCTGGCCCCTGCCCGGCGTCGCCGCTCGGACCCGTGAGTCCCCGGTCCGCCGGGGAGGGGAGGGCGGGACCCTTTTGGACTGCAGGGAGCCCAGCTCACCACCAACTCCACCATTGAGCCTACCCTGGCCTCAGTTTCTGCAACTTCTAAAAGAGGAGTAGCTCACTTTCTACCCTggtgggaggcagggtgggggggctGTGGCATAGCTCGTTCTGGGACCTAGGACATTGTTGGTGCCTGGGGAGAGCCTGGGACTGGGGATAGGGAACTGGAAGGGTCCCTTCTCACCTCCGCTCCACTCCTCACGtctcccgccccccaccctgctccccaccaGCTACGTCAAAAGCTACCTCCTCCCGGATAAGCAGAGCAAACGCAAGACTGCGGTGAAGAAACGGAATCTTAATCCGATCTTCAACGAGACCCTCCGGGTGAGGCTGAGCCTGCGGCCACAGGGCGGCCCTCTCTTAATGGATAGgatgcctcttcccgctctcGTGGGGCGTGGTGGGTGGTGGCAGGAGCAGCCATCTAACGTCATTTGCCCCACAAATGGCAGGGAGGCCCTCGGGTATGTCAGACTTATGGTGTGGGGGTGATAGTCCAGCCCTCtttcccagccttggggctccccaggattcTATCGCGGGGTGCTCCATTAACCCACAGCCCTGTCCCCAGTACTCCATCCCGCAGGCCGAGCTCCAGGGCCGCGTGCTCAGCTTGTCTGTGTGGCACCGCGAAAGCTTGGGTCGCAACATTTTTCTGGGCGAAGTGGAAGTGCCCCTGAACACGTGGGACTGGGACTCTGAGCCCACCTGGCTCCCCCTGCAGCCCCGGGTGAGACCGCCCGGCCTCGTGAGGGGCTGTGAGATCGTACCCCACTATGCTTACCCCTCCCCACCCGCCTCATTCGAGGAAGCCTCCTAGTAAGACATTAGGGTCCATCAGAAGGGCTAGCCCCAGACCACATCCCCTTCCTTAGTTCCTTCCAAAGCCATCACCCCCTCTCAAGCTGTTCTCTTGAAGCCCCACCCCTATTGGCTCCGCCCACACCATACACATCCCCATTGGTGTCTCTGGAGGCTCCACCCTCTTACCTAAGCCTTGTCCCGCCCCCTGACGAGTCCACCTTGCCTAGGTCCCACCTTCCCCGGATGAGCTACCCAGCCGTGGGCTACTCTCTCTGTCCCTCAAGTATGTCCCTGCCAGCTCGGAGGGTGAGTGACTGCCCGTTAGATGCCCAGCTGGACCGCTCTGGGAGGAGGCGGAGTTCTCCTATCTTATGGGGGAGGCGGAGCCCATCAGCAGGGCGGGGCCTGAGGGGTGCCTCTCCGCAGGCCCTGGACTGCCCCCGAGTGGGGAGCTGCACTTCTGGGTGAAGGATGCTCAGGACCTGGTGCCACTTCGCTCTGGCTCCCTGGATACCTACGTACAATGGTGAGGGGCCAGGGACTTCATCGCTTTGGTGGAGCGGTGGAGCTCTCTCGGCCTGCTACTAACCCCACTGTGCCCACCTCAGAGTCCCCAGTGTGGGCTTTAACAACAGAGAGCGGTGAAGGGGGGCTACTAAAAGGCTGGAGTCAGGAAGGCCTAGGAGACCTTTAGGGATCTGTATTCCTGTGTGCCTGCCACCAGTCAGACTCTCTGAGGGTGGAGGTTGAGACTGGTACCTCTGGAACCCAGAAGGCTCCTCTGTAAGGCTTGGGCCTGAACTTGGACCTCCGTGGTTCTCAGTTTGAGAACTCTTGTAGGGGCCCCCTGATGCTGCCCACCCGCTTTCAGGAAGTAAGGGAGCTAGGCCCACCTGGCTCAAATCCTCTACGGGATTTGGCCAGTAACGTTCTGCTGTGAACTGTCCACCAATATTGTTTTGCAGAAGGATTTCTAAGGCTTACAGATGTTTGGAAACTACTTCTGGGGGCAGCAGGCACCAGTGAAGGACACTGAGCCAGAGACTAGTAGATCTGAGTCTCCAAACAGTCCTCTGGTGTCCCTTGAATAGGCGTGAGACTAAAGGCAAGGCATCCAAGAGGAAGTCCTGGGACAGTGACCGTTCAGAGGCCAGACCTCAGGCGGGAGCCACAGGACGTGGGTATTTGTGAAGGAGAAAGGGCTCAGTACATGGATGGTTCTGGGGAGTGTGAGGAGTGGCCACCTGATGCCTGGGCCCCTCCACTCAGCTCAGTGCTGCCCGATGACAGCCGGGCCAGCCGCCAGCGAACTCGGGTAGTGCGACGCAGCCTCAGCCCTATGTTTAACCACACGATGGTTTACGACGGCTTCGGGCCTGCAGACCTCCGCCAGGCCTGTGCTGAACTCTCCCTCTGGGACCACGGTGCCCTGACGAGCCGCCAGCTGGGAGGCACACGCCTCAGCCTGGGCACCGGTGAGTGGGGCAGGCCCTAGGGGAAGTCAGGGACTCAATGTGTGGCCTTGGGCGGCACATAATCTGAAACCAGACGGGTGTTTCCTGGAACCTGGGGTCTCAAATGTGATGGGTCTCCCACCTGGCCACCTGCACCCAGGCAGCAGCTACGGGCTCCCAGTGCCCTGGATGGACTCCACGCCCGAGGAGAAGCGGCTGTGGCAGACCCTTCTGGAGCGGCCCTGCGAGTGGGTTGACGGCCTCCTGCCCCTCAGGACGAATCTGGCTCCCAGGACATAGCTGCCCCTGGAGTCCCACTATACCCCTGTCTCTGGACCCCCACCTCAGGGCCTGCCCTTGGCTCAAGTCAATAAAGTCATTCCTAAGGGCATTGAGGAGTGGATGTCTGCTGGGAAAGAGGGGGAGGGTGACAGCAGGCAAGAACCAGGGATGGACGGGAAGGGGATTGGGGCAGAGGACACTTCAGATTCAGCCCTCAGATGTCACTAAGACAAAGGTACAAAATGTTCTGTTTAATAGTCTTAGCCTGGCGGCTCTCTGTCTGTCTGGGTGGTCTTGACTCCCTCCAGGGGTCCTGGGCCCTGGGGTGTCGGAGCTGCTCCTGGTGGCTTTGTCTTCACTCTTCGGTCCTGAGTCTGGCTTCCTGCCTCTGTCCAAGACCTTCACTCTGCCCCTTGAGGGCTGGAGGTGCCCGGCATGGCTCCTGCTCGCTGCTCCAGGATGGATCTCCAGATGCGACAAACCATCCCTCCCCTGGGGACACAGTCTCAATGTGGCTCCACCAGAAGACAATCCTGGACTCTCGCTGGTACCTGCTGTCTACCCAATGCCCCCTCTGTCCCAGGGGACCCTGCCAACCTCAGAGCGAAAGATGGGCAGTGAGGGGACAAGGCcagcatgaggctttccactgaGTCAGCCCTGGAGGGCAGGCATACCTGATGCGAGTGTAGATGAGGTCATCTCGAGAGGCACAGGTGAGCAGGGCATGGAGGGTGAAGCTGTGGTTGAGCAGCTGGTTGTGGAGAAAAGGCCAGGGATGGAGAGACATAAAGGCAGAGAAGGGTGTTCAAGACCCAGAACTGCTCTTCCTGTTGATGTGGTGAGGCAGGTCCCACCCTTTCCCGGGccttagttttctcatctgcacaaCAGGTGGCTCTACTACTATGCGCTCTGCCATCAGGCATTGGGATGCTCTGCTAAAGAGGGAGACAATGGAAGAAAGATAGAGATAGGGGTCCTCGGTTGATGGGGATGTCAGCACCCACACCCTCACCGTCTGGATGGTGCCAGAATCCACGTTCCGTTCTTGCAGCCACCGCACCAGGCCCTGATCGGCTACCAGAGCAGCTGTAAGGAGAggagattaggctaaggctcacctgccAGAAACTGCCTCACACCACCATGCCAGTCCTGCAGCCAGGCCATGCTCACCTGGGGGCTCGGAGGCCATGGCTCTGGTCCCGGCCTCGGCACCCATCCGCTGCAAAGCCTGCTGCATCAGAGCCTGGCAAGCCCCTTCCTTCTCAGCCAGGACAGCCCGCAGCCTGTTGAAGGGCAGAAGGCAAACAGAATGCAGTGGGGGTGACGTGCCTCAAAGGGCAAGGGCGATTCTGAGGCGTTGTACCTGTTTGTCTCCGCTCTTAGGAGGCCCAGCTGCACCAGCAGAGGCGGGGGTCCTTGTTCAGGCTCTTTCGGCGGCTGGAGGTTCGGCAGATCAGGGGTCTCGGATTGCTTCGCCTGGAACCCTTTTTCTTTGCATTGCTCCTTTGACAGCGGGGAGACAGACTCCTCCACCTCTGGCAATTCGAGTGGGTTGGGCTCAGGCAGGGCAGACACATTCACCTAGAGGCCCCTGGCACAGGTGGGGGACTGCGCGGGATGGGTGGGAAGGGCGGCCCTACACCGGGCCTTTGGCCACGCCCACCAGCTTCTAATTGGTTGACCCTGTGGGCGCTGCCCCAGCACCGCCACGCCCCCTACCAGCGCCACTCCGCATTGGTCATGCCCTCAAAGGTCACGCCTTCGCCGGCGGCCGGTCGGCGCCAGCCACACACCCACCTGGGCCCAGCACCGCCAGGGCTGCCCGCACCGCGCGGCTGAGCAGGGAGTCCAGCACGAACATCCAGTGTGGGCGGATCTGGCGCCGGCGGAGGATCTGCttcacctgggggtgggggcgcggcTGAGTGGGCGGGGCCGGAGGGGCGGGGTTGGGAGCGCGGCGGGGCGCGGGCTGGCGGCTAAGGAAGGGGCCGGAAGCTCGGAGAAGATGGAGTCCAGGCACCACGTGGCGCTCCACACCTTGACAGCCCTGACGTAGGGAAACCTCTCAGCGGAACAGGGGAAGCCTCTGGACGAGGcgggctgacccagtggctggaACCACGGGCTGTCAACATAGCACCCATCCTGAGGGTGGGAcgcggcggtgtttccttctcgtGTAGTGTCGCTCACCCcgagtcggaaccgactcgatggcccctaacagcaacCTAACAAACGGAAAGCTCTTCTCACCGCGTCCGGGAAGGCAAAGAGGGGTCCGTGAAGCAGCGCGGGGTCGAGGCCTTGGGTCCGCAGCTGCTCTTGCAGCTCCCGCAGGTCCTGGGCCAGCTGCCGCCTGTTGGGAGTGTGGATATGCGCTCCGAGGCCGCGCAGTAGCTGTTCCACCTGATGCCTGTCAAGCCAAGGACCCTGAGAACAAAGAGAAAGGTGGTCGGCTGTGGCCCAGGCCGAGAGAGTACAGGGAGacgctggggggaggggaggggggcgagCCACGATTGGAGTGCTGCCCCCCTCGGCCGCCAGGGGGCGCCGGGGCGGGCCACTGCACCTGTTCCCGCTCCAGGAGCAGCAGACTGTCGGCCAGCGCCCTCCGCTCCTGCTCCAGCACCGAGGCCAGCATGGCCCGCCGCTTGCTCTCTTGGTGCAGCAGACTCAGTCCCGAACTCTCCTCGGGGGACGTGGGCTCTTCAGCCCCAGCTTCCTCGGGGACCCTGGATGCATTGGGGAGTGGCTGATGGAGGGCGGGCAGCAGCCCTGGACCGCCACCTCCGTCCCAGGGTTTGAACTCAGGCCCTTTTACTTTcacaataaacacaagtaagagCATCTGAAAGAGGGCAGGAAGAGGCACCAAATGCCATCCTTGCAAGTGGTCAGTGTGCCCAGGCCCCCAAGGAAGGATTTTTCTGAAAGGCATCCAAGGGCATAACCAGACTAAGAACCCACACAAGACCCTAGGCTCTCACCGGAGCTGGCTGGTGCCCCCATAACTGAGGCAGCGCTTGGGGGGGCTGGGCAGGTGCTGAGAGGGTGCTTGAGGACATGGGAATGTCTGGAACTGTGTGGCCAAATCAGCTGAGAGAATGGGGCTGGCAGAAGGGACATCTGAGAGAGGACAGGGCTGTCAGCCCTGTCACCTTCACAGCTCCCCTGCTCTCCCGCCAGTGTCTCATTCCCTCACCCCATACCCCGTAGCACCTGAGGGCCGTGGAGCATGGCGAGGGGACCCAGGGCTGCGGCTCCTCTTCCCCGGCTGCAGAAAAGGGTCCTCCAGGAGAGCTTGAGCAGCAGCTCGGAGGCGAGGGTCTGGCTCAAAAGCTCGGAGGAGGAAGGCCTGGGCCTCAGCTGACAGAGAGCTGGGCACTGGCGGATGTACCTTGTACATGCCCACCTAGGGGAGtcagggagggaaggcagggaaaTGCTTAGAATCAGGGAAATGCTGAGGCTGGCCCTCTGCTGTGGGCTTAGTCTCACCTGAAACATAGCAGCCTGGGGGCTCCCCAGCTCATAGAAGGGAGGGCGGCCTGTAGCCATCTCAATTACAGTGCAGCCCAGGGACCAGATGTCGGCTGCCTTGCCATATCCTCGGGGGCCTTGGTCAATGATCTCTGGAGCCATATACTGCAGGGTGCCTAGGGTAGGACCAGGAGCAACGGTGCCCACCTAAGCCCACCATCCAAAGTTGATCCCATCACCTACTCTGATCATTAAACTTCTATCCTgagttttctctctctcatcctgGGTTCTGTCAACTGCCCAGGCTCCCATTACTCATCCTAGGTTCCATCACATTCCTGGACTCTGTCACTTACAGTAGGGTCCCATCACATACCCTGAGCTCTATCACTCATTTTTGCTTCCAATCCCCATACTGGCCTGCATAGACACCTGTGTTCCAATTCAGGCATTAAACTCAGCTTCATCTCCTACCCAAGCTCCAAGTCTAGATCCTGTCACCTACTCCTGGCTGAATCACTTGCACTGGGTTCCACCCAAGCCTCCACGAGGACTCAAACTCCAGGTCCAGGAGAAGAGCCCAAGAGCCCTTGTCACCTGTAAAGGTCTCCGTGCAGGGTGTGATGCCTGCCAGCCGCTTGGAAGTGCCAAAGTCAGAAATCTTGAGCAGCCCACTGAAGGTGTTGATCAGCACATTGTCCCCCTGAGCAGAGGGTCACAAGGTTGGGCCTCTGACATCAGGACTGGGTCCGACTTTGGATACTCTCTCCTGGGGACCCCCATGGGCCAGCCATGGGTTTACCTTGATATCCCGGTGCACAATGTGATTGTCATGCAGGTAGCTCAGCCCCTGCAGGATCTGGCGGGTATAGAAACTGATGGTGCTCTCATTGTCCTTCAGGGGTCCCCACACTGACCGCAGCAAGGAGGACAGGCTGCCTGGCAGACACAAATTCAAGTCCATCATTGGAAACCGCTTGCCCCAACCAGTCCCTCACCAAGACCACAAATATCCCAACCACTTGCTCATGGTCCAGGCACACCCATGCCATGGCCCCAGACTCCATTACCCAACCCCACTGGGTTGGGTAATTCTGGGCTGAGGCTTATCCCCagctccccccacaccccaactCTGgtgctgcaccctgcctggctccacCCCAGGCCCACACTTGGGTTCCACCCCCTGGCCACACAGGTCAGGTACCTCCGGGAACTTCCTCCATGAAGATCTTGAGATAGCCGCCCTGGCTGGCCGAGCCCAGATAGCGCACAATGTTCTTGTGTCTCAGGCGTTTGTGCAGCGCAATCTCTTCATGTAGGGGCTGAGAGAACCTGTAAGAGGTAAACCACACAGCAcccagctgatgccaactcacagggacccgacagtgggtttctgaggtggtacaTCCTTATGGGAGGAGGTCATGTTTTTCTGGCCAAGCGGCTGCTAGGATTGACCCCCAACCCCCTTGAGGTTACCCCTCTAACCTCAGGGccaccagaaaaggtaataaaacAGAGAAAGTCACCACCAGGGAGTCAGTTGTGGCTCATAGGGACctgatagggcagggtagacctgcgcctgtgggtttgccagactgtaactctttatgggagtagaatgtgtCATCTCTCGCCCATGgaactgctggtagtttcaagctgctgaccttgtggttcgcagcctgatgtgtaaccaAGACGCCCCCAGGGGAGGCAGAGGGTGGGGACTTTGAGACAGACAGGTCTGGGCAGTGATGGTCATGTCTCCAGGGCCAGACTGGCTACACCCCCAGAGTCTGCCCTGCCCACACCCTGTTTCCCACCGGTACCACCCGACTCACCAGGTCACATCTGACCAGAGACCCACCCACTTGGCCCTCACCAGTTGCTCCCTCCCATTGCCCTGCCAAGGGCCCTCTAAATTCCAGGGCCCGCCCACCCGACCAGACCTTGTGGGCCCTGGCatgcccacagccacaccctgggGGCCCGCACCTGCTGTCACGCTCCGGGATCTCCTTGATAGCAATTCGGACTCTCGTGTGTCGCTCGCGGCCCGCGTACACCACCCCATACGTGCCCTTGCCCAGCACCAACCTCTCGCCGGTCTCTGAGTACTCATAGTCAAACTGCGGGGGTGCAGGGTGAGATGGGGCTCagctgccccgcccccccccctttgccCCCTCCTCCAGCTCCCGGCCACATCACCTCACCTCCAGCACCTCCCCCACGCCCGCTGCTTCTTCCATGGGTACTGTGGAATCCGGATTTGTTACGGAGGTCTGGATCAAGCCGCAGAACCTGCAGGCGGAGGTTAAGCTGCTGGGGGCACCTTTTGTTCTGGGGTGGGGGAAGTGCCCACTTTGCCCGCGCTCCTCAGCATCCCTGGCCCCACAGGCATTGCACGCACCACTGGCAGTGCCCTCCGCTGGGGAAGCACAGTTGCACGTCCTGAGCCGGCGGGAGCACGTAGAGAAAGCAGCAGCGCTCGTCCAGCTTGGAGGTGCTGGCCGGGTAGAAGGGCTGATGAGATTCAGGCGGCGGGCAGCTGCGTCTGGCTGCCCCCAGCAGCTTCCCGGCCCTCTGCACACACAATCCCCCcattcctaccccacccccccacgTCCCACCTGACCCCACAGATGGAGGCGACTGGGAAGGTCCAGCAGGAGGGCACATCCTGTGGGAAGAAAGAGGCTCCGTGGAATGCTGGGGACCGGCGGGGGCATGGAAGTTGTGTGCTAGCCATGAAGGGGCTAGGCTGCTCTCACCTGGCTGCCGGGCTCCAGCAGACTGAGGGCCACCTCGCTCACGGGGTCCCTCCCTCGGACCTCCAGCTTTGCCGGCAGTAGCACCTTGTTGAGCTCCAGGACCAGCACCTGTGGGCCCGTGAGGACGAGGGGTCAAAAGGGGCTGCCCCTCTCCTGCGTCCCCCACCCCAGTGGGCCTCACCAAGTACTGGTCCCCTTGTGGAGTGGTGGGCTTGAATGGCTGGCAGGATTGTAGCAAGAAGTGGAGCCAGAAGTGGGCACGGCGCAGGGGCCCCCAATTGGGCTCTGGGGGCGGTCTGAAGTGCTGGTACAGCAGGAAGGTTTCCATCACTGACACCAGGTACCTGCAGGCACAGCCTTGTCCTCAGCCCAGCCCAGGCACCAGCTGGCACTGCCAGTAAGAGGAGGCTGACTGGGATGTGGCCAGAATGTGGTTACTGGGTGCCCTGGACACTGGCTTTGAAGGGTTCAGGTCACTGGCTCAGGGCCCAGGCCAGAGTGCCAGTGGACATGGGTACAGGACATGCCAGGCCAGACCAAGACCTACCATATGGGGGCATTGAGCTTGTACAACTGTTCTGCAGCCCGCGCCACCTGGGAAGGATCATTGGCGAGGATCTGGGCGCCCAGGTAGAAACCTACGTCCCAGTAATACTGCATCTTCTCCACGCAGCCTTTGTGGGCCAGCAGGCAGCCCAGCTTCATGcctgagggagaggggcacaggccCCAGTAAGTGCGGGGTGGACAAGTGTGGGCCTCAGCAGTCCTGGAGTCAGGAGTGTGGGCACATACAGAGATAGGAGTGAAAACCAGGGGATGAGGGAGGTCGTAGTGTCCCGGCAGAGGTGAGGGCTTGGCCACAACTATATAGGGAATGAATACAGGTGTGAACTTGGGAACAGGTGTGGGCTCAAAGGCACAtgaaagaacaagtgtgagggccCAGATATGGGCGAAGACGGGAGTGTGCTTAGCCCCAACCACATCCTCCCTTAATGGCACCAGGCTGAGGACCCACCTATGAGCCAGAGCTCCTCGGAGTCCTCAAAGCACTGCCCGGCGGCAATGAGGAGCACGGCGGCGTTGATGCCCGAGTGGAGGCTGGGCTCCACCTCAAAGGCCTTTCGATACCtggaggagggtggtggtggcggtggctggCTGGATGCCTGTAGGCCCCATCCTGGTACCCCAGTTCAGCCCATTGCCCATGCTTGTGCCCCTTACCAATGATAAGCCTGCTCCCGGTGGCCAGCATCCTGGAAGCCAGAGCTGAAGAACATGTCCTTGTAGATACGGCCACACATGCAGTACAGGTCAGGGGCCACCAAGCCCTCACGCTGGACAACAGGCAGCAGCACAGCCAGAGCCTTCTCACGGTCCCCGGGCCTATTCCTCCTGAAGGAGGGGCAGGTGGGCTGGGGACACCCCACCAGGGACCACCACCAGACCCGAGACACTGCACTCTTCCAGGGGCTAATAATCTGGTGTCCGGAACGACAGTGGCTTTGGTGGGTCAGTCCTGACCTCTCTAGAGGCAATGACACCAGTGGACACGACTCCTCCCTGTCATAACTCTGACTAGCAGGGACCTTGGATGGCTGTGCTCTCTCCCAGGGCATCCGTCACCCAGAACAGCAGGGGCCTTTCAGCGTTGGGGACCCAAGCCAGGGAATCCCCTGAACCACAGGGATCCTAGGCGACAATGATCTGCACAGCAGAGACCCAGGTTACAGGACCCCCATATGGCTAGGACCGAGCCTGCTCAGCCACTCACCGGTTAAGTGCGAAGGTGTAGTGGAAGCAGACGTTGTGCTGCTCTGCCACATCACAGGTGGGCAAGGCCTGCAGGGTCTCCACCAGGCCAATGATGGCTGAGTAGTCCTAAGTGAGGGGCGGCAAGCACTAGCATAATGGCTTCTGAGGGCCTCTTAGACCCCCAGCTCCTGAGAAAGACCCTGACCACGGACCCTCTCCCCTCACTTCCCCCGCTCCTGCACACCCAGACACCACACATGGCTTAGAGCAGCCACTGGGCCCCAACCGCACAGCTGCCATGAACATCCCGGAGGCTCAGAAAGGGTAGCTCCTTTGCTACAGAGGCACCACCGGGAGTGGAAGTGGGGTCCGCCTGACATCAAGTGCTTGCACAGGAAGTGCTCTGGATGACCACCTCCCCACTGCCTCTgtctatccccacccccacctgcgaGTCGCGGTAGGAGAGCAGCAGGTTCATGACGATGTCAGGAGTCAGCAGCTCCACACTGTCCAGCCTCCGCTGCAGGCGAGCAAGCTCCTGCCGCAGCTGCTGCCCACTGAAACGCTCCCGCACCCGCCGGATATCCTGCCGAATGGTCTCCCGGAGGTAGCCGCTGGTGCCCAgcacaggggagaaagaagagagaatggcTGGGTCTGCCTCTTGGCCCCCGCCACCTGGATGCTCACCAGTCTCCCTCCTGGTACCCCTGTCCCATGGTGCCCCCATTACCAGGAgtctgtgggcgtggcctccaGCAGCCGGGCCAGACGGCTCACCAGTGGCGTAAGTAGGGCTTCCGTGGCCACCCCAGCCTGCACCAACCCATCAGCCAGGCCCCTCAGGACACCTATGTCACCACACAGCACTCGATTGGTGGCTGTCACCACATAAGGAATCAGTGTGTAGCTGCCAACGCAATCCTGGGGGGAAGGGGCAGAGAACAGGAGGACAGCTCAAGGTTAGGGAAGGGAGTGGGGGGGTCAGAGGACAGCACTCATGGGCAATGGAATGGCAAGGAGGGGTACACGTCATGGAGGGAGGTCACAGAATAGTGGATGACATCAGAAGTCAGGGGCATTAGGGAGGTCAGAGGTGACTGAGAAGGGTAGAATGGATATTGGCAGTCATACAGATCACTATGGAGGTCAAAGGGCAATTTGGAGGGATGGTGGGTCCTACTCACCGAGTTCTTCTGGAAAATATCCTCCTGTCAGAGGGAAAGTTGGAGTCAGGCTGGTGATCTGGGAGGTGCCAGCTCAGCCCTGTgactcccaccaccaccagcccttGCCCACCTACCCGCAGGGCCTGCAGGTCAGGGAGGTCAGCCAGGGAGCAGAGGAGCACGTTGTTGGTCATGCTGAAGCTCTCCCGCACCCCGAGGTggtagaagagggagggctgggcCAGCGAGCAGCTCACCTCCAGCACCACGATGTCTGTAGGCAAACCAACATGGACCCACCCGAGCTCAGCCTGCCTTTTATGGTGACTCCAGCAGGTTGCAaagcctctctgggcctcagtttccccttttaGGGGTCCTCTGGCTTGTAAATAGAACTGCTCTCTGTAGTGTAGCAGGAGAGGAGTTGGGCTCACCAGTCCGTCCCCTTAAAGAGGGCTGAGCCCCATGTCTGCAGCTCACTGAGCTTGTGGGCACCCACAGTTGGGACCATTAGGCACTATTCCAGAGCCTGTTCTAGGCCATTGAGAGGCAGATGTGCAGCTAAAGGAAGCCCG
Proteins encoded in this window:
- the SYTL1 gene encoding synaptotagmin-like protein 1, which encodes MPQRDHSSQEGLWALPSLPMACGPEPEADRLLDLSFLTEEEQQAIADVLKRDAHLRQLEEGRVSKLRASLADPGQLKIQTGDWFQEARSQRHRHVHFGSDLVRASIRWKKSPRGDQALGSDGEAEVSGKEQEEELEPGLPLDEAPPERPLSEEAEGPDFPSPSTPSKASDYEEEPQTQEAPCPGGAQVDAEEAEPEPAPRGQPEQRPPPAQTEAASEALENGEEAPGPGPSLDRMLSSSSSVSSLNSSTLSGSLASLSGDTDTVQVRGSVHFALRYEPGAAELRVQVIQCQGLAPARRRRSDPYVKSYLLPDKQSKRKTAVKKRNLNPIFNETLRYSIPQAELQGRVLSLSVWHRESLGRNIFLGEVEVPLNTWDWDSEPTWLPLQPRVPPSPDELPSRGLLSLSLKYVPASSEGPGLPPSGELHFWVKDAQDLVPLRSGSLDTYVQCSVLPDDSRASRQRTRVVRRSLSPMFNHTMVYDGFGPADLRQACAELSLWDHGALTSRQLGGTRLSLGTGSSYGLPVPWMDSTPEEKRLWQTLLERPCEWVDGLLPLRTNLAPRT